The sequence CATCTTTGTTGCATCAGTTTGTCCCTCCTCAGGTAAATTACTACATCTACTTGAACATTTTgcataagtatcatatttttcttaaagagTGTAATAATTTTCGTATTCTTAACTGCTTTAGTTTTTTTATTACAGGTTCCTGATAGTTCATCTGCACGTAGAGATGGTGATGCTAGCGACCCCTGAAGCATTTATTTTGGagtttatatgtatttttttatgctttttgaAGTACATTGTTTTGTACTTCCTAAATGCTGTCTTGTTGCTCTTCTCTTCTAACAATGGAATTTTGACTCATCAAACAATGGAATTTTGACTCATCACGTATGTAGCTCATCCTCCCCATCTTCTTAGTTAATGTGTATGTTAAAACTTTAATCGGACACTTAGTTTACCATACGAGTTAGTGACATATTCTCAGGTAATGATGTATCTTAGTAAAGTTTAATTCTGGAAAATTATTGTGGATGAACTTTAACCAGTAGTATAAAGTATCACATGATACATGTTCATAACAATGGATTACTGTTTGGCCTAACTACTAGGTTATTTTGGCTTTTGTTTATATCCTATTTCTGCTGGTTCTGTAGTTTTATCTTTAATCTGGCTTTGGGTGTGTTCAAGGACCAGTTAGTTGCTTTGTTATTAGGTTGTTTATTCAAAGTTTAGTCTTCTGTCATTAATGGTATGAGTCGTGTTTTTCTTCCTGCTATAGCATGTGCTTCATTGTTCCCGAGGTATGCATCAGATTTTGGCTTGGTTGTGGCAAATGGGAGTTATGCAATCACTGCTAGTCACTGTGTCCAATGCAGTTGCGGACCAGCTTCATTGGCAGTGTCATGTTCGAGCATGCAGTGTAGAAACAGCAATCTGATGCTTGGAAATGTTACTGCCCAACCCACTAGTGCTGGTTGCAATGTCACTTCTTGTTCTTATGGTGGCTTTGAGAATGGAACCATTATGACAATGTAAGAGCTACTGGAATTGTTTCTCCTTTTGCATTCAATGAAACAAGCTGTTGAGGTTCTGAGTTTATCTTGCAGGCTAACTACGTCTCTTCAGCCTCGATGCCCAGGTAAGTTTTGCCTCCTTTAACTAATTTCAATTTTGGTGTTTCCCAATTGCACATAAATCTCCATCAAGTGTTGACATTTAAATCCGTATGAACTGATTCAGGGCAACATCAGTTTCCTCCAATCATACTACCACCATCAGCACTGATCCGTAATGCATTTCTTGCTCCATCACCATCACCAGTGCAATCACAACCTGGTGGTGCTCTGACGACACCAAAATCTTCAGTGCCTGGTACTTTCACACTTCCTGGTGGATCTCCTGCCAATGGTCCTTCTGGGAGTATGTCGGAGGCTCCTACCGTTAAACCCTTGAAGCACATTCtagtagtttttattttttgtcagGTTCACAACTTCCTTCTGTAAATGGTGATGCAATTTTTTGATCAAATGTGTACTGAACTGTTGAGTTTCATAATAGCTGGATTGACTCTCTTCCTGTTGGGCTTGTTTGTTGTATTTGACCTTTATTATTAGACTTCGTTTGCATGAGCTGATCAggaaatcattaacatgcttATGCTGTAATCCTTGTGCTAATGAATAGTTATGATACCAAGGCGGGGAGGAGCCGGGAACCTTTTTGTCCAGGGGAGTTGTCAAAATGCATCATCCCAGAAGACAAGAACTACTTTTTGCAAAAGGAAGAACAAACCCATAAACAGGGATTccatgaaattttaaaaattattttaaaaaaaaaaataatattctaacaacgctttaaagcgtcggctcTTATTTTGACCAGAAATCAATTAGCGAcgttttaaagcgtcgctaaaatttCGATCAAttcgcgacgctttaaagcgtcgctaaaagttCGACCAGAATTCAATTAAAATTTTGACGAGAaatcaattagcgacgctttaaagcgtcgctatttatcgacgctttaaagcgtcgttaaattacatctagcgacgctttaaagcgtcgctaattttgAACTtgccgacgctaaaaagcgtcggtaaatctcGACGCTTTTCAAAGCGTCGGAAGACATTttctccactgtagcataggcgacgctttgccgacgcttgctaaagcgtcgggatggtttttagcgacgcttataagcgtcgttaaaggcgaaaaaaagcgtcgctaatgaccATTATTCTTGTAGTGTCTCCtggtttatgttgatgatattttgcTTACTGGTAACAATACCAGTGCTatgtcttctctttttcttcagcTGCAAAGTAGATTcaaaatgaaagatcttggttCCTGTTCTCATTTCCTGGGCATTACAACAACCTTTACTACTAATGGTGTTTTTCTTAGTCAGGCTACATATGCAACTGCTTTATTAAACCGGGCTGGGATGCTGACTTGCAAGCCAGTTTCTTCTCTGCTGCCGCTTAAGCTTGATGCCTTCTGTCCGACTGATGCTCTGTTTAATTCCCCTGAGTTGTATCGCAGCTTAGCAGGTTCTCTTCAATATTTAACAGTCACACGTCCTGACATTTCCTATGCTGTCAATTACCTCTGCCAATTCATGCATTCTCcaaagatctctcattttcagcTGCTAAAGAGGGTTCTTCGGTATATTAAAGGGACCTTGCATCATTCTCTTCATTTTCAGTCTGGTCCTCTGGTTCTCTCTGCATTTTGTGATTCAGACTGGGCTGGCGATTCAATTGATCGTCGTTCTACCTCTGGTTTTTGTatctttttgggttctaatttgATTTCTTGGTGTGCCAAAAAACAGCCAACTGTTGCTCGCTCGTCTACTAAGGCTGAGTACAGGGCCTTGGCTCTCACGGCTTCTGAGTTAATTTGGCTACGTCGACTACTTCGTGAGCTTGGCatttcaattgatacacctACTGAGATTTACTGTGACAACATTTCTGCCATTGCTCTTGCTTCAAATCCTGTATTTCATGCAAGAACGAAGCATATCGAAGTCGACTATCATTTTATCAGGGAGAAGGTGCTTTCCAAAGAACTTCATATTGCTCATGTCTCTAGTGCTGATCAAACTGCAGATATCTTCACCAAATCCCTCACTGCTAGAAGGCATTCGCTCCTCTGTTCCAAGCTGCAGGTCTCTACCCTACCTTCAGCTTGAAGGGGGGTGTAAGCTGCCAGTTATTCCAGAAGCATTACGAATGATCTGTAAGCTTCTAGCAGGATCTGAATTCAGTTTATCCCAACTGAATTCAGTTCATTTCAAACTGTTGTAACTGTTTCTAGTTAATCAACAGTTGAACTTTGGATCATTagctataaatacatatattgtAAAGTCTTGATTGATGAATAAGATGACATTCAAACTCTTCTCCCAGTTCACTGTTTTCTTAATATTTCACTGTATCAGCATAGTTTCAGTGCCGTGCCAGTAGTTTTAGGATGTGCCAGCTACAGTAGATTTAATAcaccttcttcaaatctcttcAGTCACCTCCTCGGCCGACCCCCAAACTGCAGGGTAGACATGGATGATGACGACCATCTCTACCCTTTCTCTTCCTGCATCGAATGCCAGTTGGGCCTTGGAAGAAGTGAAGGCGATGAGCTTCTCCTTCCAGAACTCTAGTGCTCTCGGGTTGGGAGAGCGTGTGGTGGAAAGCATGCGAGATACCACCTCCTCGAGGGACGGGGAGGCTAAGAACTGGCCTAGGGGGAAGCAGAACGCCGAAATCTCGGTCTCGGGGCGACCGTCCGGCTGCCGCCTTCGTGCTGCAGTTCGTGGAACTCCGAGAAGCGGAGTTCGACGTCAACTGGGACTAGCGGCCTCATATCTGCTTCCAAATCTCTCTCCCCTTTGAACGAGACAAGAAGGTATACAGCAGTGTTGCCCAAAAGGAACGCCATGGACTACTACTGTCGTTGTATCGcttgctcttctttttttttaatcttctttCTTCACCACGTCTGGAGAGCGGTGGTATATAGAACGAGACGATTTCAAGGACACCCCACCACGAATCAGAGCACACCCCTACGACGACACGTACAATAACTGAAGACCAGTCGTTTTCAAACTCAAACAAGGATATTATTGATTGCTTATTTAAAATATTGATCAAACAAATCTTTCCTTCCCTTTCTTTATGACAGAGCAAATTCTACAAAATCTATCAAAACTGGGAGGCCAACTTTTACTCCAACTATCCTACACAAAAATAAAGTACATGTCCTACCTAAACTGGTAACATAGGGATAACTAACTAGAATAACAATAGAATGAATAATAATTAGTAGAAATATAATCCTAGTTAAACTAGGACTCATGATGTAATTATCTATATTGTGACTTTAGGAGTTTCTCcacgtccaaaaaaaaaaaaaaatactgtttTTGCTTTCGCAGTCCAAATCATAACTgaatatttctttaaaaaaaaaaggcgtaCAGTTCTAATAATAATTATAGCATTCCTACCATTAAAACATATAGCAGATTTTGATTAGCTATGCAAATCATGCATGCCTTTCAATATACCATCGGGATGGTGGATTTTCAAcaggaaaaaaatggaaaaacttGACAATTTTTTTGTTTCAACATATTAAAAATTTCCACGCCCCACTTAGCATGAATTTCCTACAGCTTGGATTGGACAAGAATTGCTGAATATTAATACTCTCATTTAACTACTGAAGGCTAAAAGTTTCAGTCTGGTTCTCAAGGAGAACCTTGTTCCGAGCTATTCTTTTTCACACGCAACCTGACTCGGATTCCGTTGCCGCCCCCGCTAAGAAGCCAGCAGGACAGTCATCAACATGGCAAATGATATATGAATAAGATTCATGCGACACTCTGAATACAAAGTACTCTTTATTAATATTCTCGTGGGGACGGATCAAACATGAGCTACTCTGAATACAGAGTACTGCAGCTGCTGGTGAGTTGTTGGCAACTGCATAGTACTTCCAATAAACCTGGCCATCAAAATGGTCTGAACAGCATAAGACCAGTGTCCCAACCTAGAAACCTATTTGCAGCATCCCTTGGGATGGGAAGCACAGAATTTTGCGATCCTTAACGATGACTTAGAAATGCTCAAGAAAATATCAACATGATCTTGGGGCAAAAAATATAAACAgatgtgttgtgggatggggttcccagtttagtcccacatcggataatcagcagaaaggtctgtgccttaaatggggggtgcaaacacctcttctaaccgagggcccttttgtaggacaaaaccgtgagggtaggggtagtacctccgcggacccccgcgccggcagggctcgggactgtcattgggccacggccctgggcgacctcccgcagacccgaagcggcaatcccagagcggacaatacctcggggaggacgcggatgctttccctgctcgtccggtgtgcgggctggtgtcggggttccgaccccacatcagatggcgctagaggaagggccccggccacgcacagaccttcccgctgggggggctgtgttgtgggatggggttcccagtttagtcccacatcggaaaaccgtgagggtaggggtagtacctccgcggacccccgcgccggcagggctcgggactgtcaatattgggccacggccctgggcgacctcccgcagacccgaagcggcaatcccagagcggacaatacctcggggaagacgcggatgctttccctgctcgtccggtgtgcgggctggtgtcggggttccgaccccacatcaagATGGAACACATCAATGCCACGCAATGTTTTGTTTACTGCAGAGAGATCATCAATCCTTTAGAACAATACTTGGAGACTGGTGATAGATTTTACTGCCTGTaaacaaaatatatattattcacAACTTTGGTTGATTTTTGGAATTGTTGCTTGCAGTAATACACATGTTGAGTACAGATATTTGTTTTATCTCGACAAAAAGAAGGCACTTTTAATCCACCTGCAAAATTTATGCAGAATGTCTTAGCCTGTGTATGAATTTGAGATCTTCATGAACCCATCCATGATATCATCTCCATCCATAGCCACAAATCAACGCAGAATAAATACTCATGGAATAGAGAGACTGATACAGT is a genomic window of Phoenix dactylifera cultivar Barhee BC4 chromosome 4, palm_55x_up_171113_PBpolish2nd_filt_p, whole genome shotgun sequence containing:
- the LOC120110625 gene encoding uncharacterized mitochondrial protein AtMg00810-like, which produces MKDLGSCSHFLGITTTFTTNGVFLSQATYATALLNRAGMLTCKPVSSLLPLKLDAFCPTDALFNSPELYRSLAGSLQYLTVTRPDISYAVNYLCQFMHSPKISHFQLLKRVLRYIKGTLHHSLHFQSGPLVLSAFCDSDWAGDSIDRRSTSGFCIFLGSNLISWCAKKQPTVARSSTKAEYRALALTASELIWLRRLLRELGISIDTPTEIYCDNISAIALASNPVFHARTKHIEVDYHFIREKVLSKELHIAHVSSADQTADIFTKSLTARRHSLLCSKLQVSTLPSA
- the LOC120110482 gene encoding lysM domain-containing GPI-anchored protein 1-like yields the protein MSRVFLPAIACASLFPRYASDFGLVVANGSYAITASHCVQCSCGPASLAVSCSSMQCRNSNLMLGNVTAQPTSAGCNVTSCSYGGFENGTIMTMLTTSLQPRCPGQHQFPPIILPPSALIRNAFLAPSPSPVQSQPGGALTTPKSSVPGTFTLPGGSPANGPSGSMSEAPTVKPLKHILVVFIFCQVHNFLL